A region from the Hippoglossus hippoglossus isolate fHipHip1 chromosome 16, fHipHip1.pri, whole genome shotgun sequence genome encodes:
- the LOC117777386 gene encoding hairy/enhancer-of-split related with YRPW motif protein 1-like has protein sequence MKRSHNYSSSDSDLDDSVEVEKDSGDENGQIDSHGSMSPSTTTQVQARKRRRGIIEKRRRDRINNSLSELRRLVPSAFEKQGSAKLEKAEILQMTVDHLKMLHASGGKGYFEAHALAKDYRSLGFRECLAETARYLSIIEGRDSTDPLRVRLVSHLSNCASQREVHSGLEHLAWGSAYGHAPAHLPHPLLLQHPQGRTPASRSNSSPPSSSPSSSTSSSSSTEASGTSRLSVMPPTESLRVSPNSSLPLTLPMPTSKLSPPLLSSLSSLSVFPLSFGTFPLVSPTALSTVSPSSTLSKPYRPWGTEIGAF, from the exons ATGAAGAGAAGCCACAATTACAGCTCGTCAGACAGCGACCTGGACGACAGTGTTGAGGTGGAGAAAGACAGTGGAGATGAAAATGG ACAAATTGATTCTCACGGCTCCATGTCACCCTCCACCACCACGCAAGTTCAAGCCAGAAAAAGGCGCAGAGGG ATTATTGAGAAAAGGAGACGTGACCGTATCAACAACAGTCTCTCAGAGCTGAGGAGACTGGTGCCAAGTGCCTTTGAGAAACAG GGTTCAGCTAAACTGGAAAAAGCAGAAATACTGCAAATGACCGTGGACCATTTGAAAATGCTTCATGCATCTGGAGGCAAAG GTTACTTTGAGGCTCATGCTCTTGCTAAGGATTACCGCAGCCTGGGCTTCAGGGAGTGCCTGGCAGAGACAGCCCGCTACCTGAGCATCATCGAGGGCCGGGACAGTACGGACCCCCTCCGCGTGCGCTTGGTGTCCCACCTCAGCAACTGTGCCTCTCAGAGGGAGGTGCACTCTGGACTGGAACACTTGGCCTGGGGCTCTGCCTATGGACATGCCCCGGCCCACCTCCCCCACCCTCTCCTTCTACAACACCCGCAGGGCAGGACACCTGCATCCAGGAGCAACAGTagcccaccctcctcctccccttcctcctctacatcctcctcatcctccactgAGGCATCTGGGACATCCAGACTCAGTGTCATGCCCCCCACAGAGTCCCTCAGGGTGTCCCCTAACAGCTCGTTGCCCCTCACTTTGCCTATGCCAACATCAAAGCTCTCGCCGCCGCTCCTGTCATCCCTCTCCTCGCTTTCGGTCTTCCCCCTCTCCTTCGGTACTTTCCCTCTCGTCTCCCCGACCGCCCTCAGCACTGTGagcccctcctccaccctgtcGAAGCCTTACAGGCCTTGGGGCACAGAGATTGGGGCCTTCTGA
- the LOC117777171 gene encoding protein FAM8A1-like, translated as MADEKNTNMGVDREESKPCSSRAEPLREEAPRRAEHRGTMEGESRATAEYCEQLQAWMWQYYTGYVNWQSWLAASAMSYPQYLQSSGGTATASVDFMSPHWHNSPFALPLSPYPPAGASPSSGRAGEAAGGAAAAGQPLQQPQENGNAPRPGREYNIPSPLQRLLAEMVDFFILFFIKATIIISIMHLSGITDVSKFAMHFIVEEIDEDTSMEELQKMMLVALVYRILVCFYEIVCIWGAGGATPGKFLVGLRVVTCDSSVLVQPNRVHVVPATNVSLSASTVRALNKNFSIAFFFPAFITLLFFQHNRTVYDMVAGTIVVKRSRAR; from the exons ATGGCTGacgagaaaaacacaaacatgggagtcgacagagaagagAGTAAACCGTGTTCGAGCAGAGCTGAGCCGCTCAGAGAAGAAGCTCCTCGGAGAGCAGAGCACCGGGGCACCATGGAGGGCGAGAGCCGCGCCACGGCGGAGTACTGCGAGCAGCTGCAGGCGTGGATGTGGCAGTACTACACCGGCTATGTGAACTGGCAGAGCTGGCTGGCAGCGTCAGCCATGTCCTACCCTCAGTATTTACAGTCATCCGGCGGGACAGCGACGGCCTCTGTCGATTTCATGTCCCCGCACTGGCACAACAGTCCGTTTGCTCTCCCGTTGTCGCCTTACCCACCGGCCGGGGCCTCGCCGAGCAGCGGCCGGGCAGGGGAGGCTGCAGGcggggcagcagcagccggtCAGCCGCTGCAGCAGCCGCAGGAGAACGGAAACGCACCGAGACCAG GTCGAGAGTATAACATTCCTTCACCTCTTCAGAGACTCCTGGCTGAGATGGTGgatttcttcattttgtttttcatcaaagcaACCATCATCATTAGTATTATGCACCTCAGTGGAATCAC GGATGTTTCCAAGTTTGCAATGCATTTCATCGTGGAAGAAATAGATGAGGACACATCGATGGAGGAGCTACAGAAAATGATGCTTGTGGCACTTGTGTACCGGAtattagtgtgtttttatgag aTCGTGTGTATctggggagcaggaggagccaCTCCAGGGAAGTTTCTCGTTGGACTCAGGGTCGTTACATGTGACTCATCAGTTCTGGTTCAGCCTAACAGGGTGCATGTAGTGCCAGCAACTAACGTCTCTCTGTCTGC ATCAACCGTCAGAGCCTTGAACAAGAACTTTTCTATTGCCTTCTTTTTCCCGGCCTTCATCACACTTCTGTTCTTTCAGCACAACCGGACTGTGTATGATATGGTAGCTGGTACAATAGTTGTAAAGCGCTCCAGGGCCAGATGA
- the stmn2a gene encoding stathmin-2a, which produces MAKTATAYKEKMKELSMLSLICSCFYPEPRNKLMSEFEDMEVKPINKRASGQAFEVILKPPSPVSEMAHNLPSPPKRDISLEDIEKKLEAAEDRRKYQEAQVLRALAEKREHERDVLLKAMEENSNFSKMAEEKLQMKMDQIKENREALMMAMIERLQEKERHAAVVRRNKEMREELTA; this is translated from the exons CGTACaaagagaagatgaaggagcTGTCCATGCTCTCCCTCATCTGCTCCTGCTTCTACCCAGAGCCACGCAACAAGCTCATGAGTGAGTTTGAAG ATATGGAGGTGAAACCCATAAACAAGCGGGCCTCGGGCCAGGCCTTTGAGGTGATTCTCAAGCCTCCCTCTCCGGTGTCAGAAATGGCCCACAACCTCCCCTCACCCCCCAAGAGAGACATCTCTCTGGAGGACATTGAGAAGAAACTGGAGGCTGCTGAGGATCGGAGGAAG TACCAGGAGGCCCAGGTGCTGAGGGCCTTGGCGGAGAAGCGAGAGCACGAGAGGGACGTGCTGCTAAAGGCCATGGAGGAGAACAGCAACTTCAGCAAGATGGCCGAGGAGAAGCTCCAGATGAAGATGGACCAGATCAAGGAGAACCGCGAAGCGCTTATGATGGCCATGATCGAGCGTCTACAGGAGAAG GAGAGACACGCAGCCGTGGTGCGCAGGAACaaagagatgagggaggagcTGACGGCATAA
- the fabp4b gene encoding fatty acid binding protein 4b, whose translation MVDQFVGTWTLSTSENFDDYMKAIGVGFATRQMGNMVKPNLVISVDAGVVSMKSESTFKTTEIKFKIDEEFDETTADGRQTKTTFSFDNGKLVQKQTWDGKTTTLEREIQDGKLAAKCIMEDVVAVRTYEKV comes from the exons ATGGTTGATCAGTTTGTTGGAACCTGGACTCTGTCCACCAGCGAGAACTTCGATGATTACATGAAGGCCATTG GTGTGGGCTTCGCCACCCGGCAAATGGGCAACATGGTGAAACCCAACCTGGTGATCAGCGTGGACGCTGGGGTTGTTTCAATGAAGTCTGAGAGCACTTTCAAGACCACAGAGATCAAGTTCAAGATCGACGAAGAGTTCGATGAGACCACAGCCGACGGACGGCAGACCAAG ACCACCTTCAGTTTTGACAATGGCAAACTGGTGCAGAAACAGACGTGGGATGGAAAGACCACGACACTTGAGCGGGAGATTCAAGATGGAAAGCTGGCAGCT AAATGCATCATGGAGGATGTTGTTGCAGTGAGGACCTATGAGAAGGTTTAA